A portion of the Paenibacillus marchantiae genome contains these proteins:
- a CDS encoding glycoside hydrolase family 13 protein: MGNKNWWKEIVVYQIYPRSFQDSNGDGIGDLKGVLSRLDYLKDLGIGAIWLSPVCKSPQDDNGYDISDYQDIDPMFGSLEDMELLIQEAGKRDIRIIMDLVLNHSSDEHPWFKEARKSKDNPYHDYYVWRDGVEGTPPNDLGSTFGGSAWEWVPELGQYYLHLFSAKQPDLNWENPKVRQEIYDMIQWWMDKGVGGFRLDVIDLIGKQPDLKITGNGPNLHQYMRELSKETFQKGDLLTVGETWGATPESAKLYSNPDGSELSMVFQFEHISLDEQEGKGKWDLQPLDLLQLKKVLSKWQTELKGEAWNSLFWNNHDLPRIVSRWGNDGEYRVQSAKMLATLLHGMQGTPYVYQGEELGMTNVRYPIEEYRDIELLNLYKERVENGYPEEEVMESIYAKGRDNARTPMQWDASENAGFTEGKPWILVNPNYTEINAEESIHDSDSIYHYYKTLIQLRKEHEVIIYGDYELLYPEDTNLFAYTRTLGDTKLLVLCNFYGKVVPFQLPSEFAGDKRLLISNYSDVVSENALRPYEARMYLLV; this comes from the coding sequence ATGGGAAATAAAAATTGGTGGAAAGAAATTGTCGTATATCAAATTTATCCCCGCAGCTTTCAAGATAGCAATGGTGACGGAATCGGGGATCTGAAAGGTGTATTATCCCGACTCGATTATCTGAAGGATCTTGGCATCGGTGCGATCTGGCTGTCACCAGTGTGCAAGTCTCCGCAAGATGACAACGGGTATGACATTTCCGATTATCAGGATATCGATCCGATGTTTGGTTCACTTGAAGATATGGAATTGCTAATTCAGGAGGCGGGCAAGCGGGACATCCGAATTATCATGGATCTGGTGCTTAACCACTCATCAGACGAGCACCCCTGGTTCAAGGAAGCCCGGAAAAGCAAGGATAATCCGTACCACGATTATTATGTGTGGAGAGATGGTGTGGAAGGAACACCTCCCAACGATTTAGGTTCAACGTTTGGTGGATCGGCCTGGGAATGGGTCCCCGAGTTGGGACAGTATTATCTGCATCTTTTCTCTGCTAAACAACCGGATCTTAACTGGGAGAACCCCAAGGTACGGCAGGAGATATACGATATGATTCAATGGTGGATGGATAAAGGCGTAGGTGGTTTCCGTCTTGATGTTATCGATCTGATTGGCAAGCAGCCTGACCTCAAAATTACAGGAAATGGGCCAAATCTGCACCAATATATGCGTGAACTCAGTAAAGAGACATTCCAGAAGGGTGATCTGCTAACCGTCGGAGAAACCTGGGGAGCAACGCCCGAGAGTGCCAAGCTTTATAGCAACCCGGACGGCAGTGAACTATCCATGGTCTTCCAATTTGAACATATTAGCCTGGATGAGCAGGAGGGGAAAGGCAAGTGGGATCTCCAGCCGCTGGATCTGCTTCAATTAAAGAAAGTGTTATCCAAATGGCAGACCGAACTGAAAGGAGAAGCCTGGAACAGCTTGTTCTGGAACAACCATGACCTTCCGCGGATCGTGTCCCGTTGGGGAAATGACGGGGAATATCGTGTGCAGTCTGCCAAAATGCTGGCTACTCTTCTTCATGGCATGCAAGGTACGCCATATGTGTACCAGGGTGAAGAGTTAGGCATGACGAACGTACGTTACCCAATTGAAGAATACCGTGATATTGAGTTGCTGAATCTGTATAAGGAACGGGTCGAGAATGGGTATCCAGAGGAAGAAGTGATGGAATCCATTTATGCAAAAGGCCGTGATAACGCACGTACGCCGATGCAGTGGGATGCTTCCGAAAATGCGGGTTTTACGGAAGGCAAACCATGGATTTTGGTAAATCCGAATTACACGGAGATTAATGCGGAAGAATCTATACATGATTCAGATTCCATTTACCATTACTATAAAACACTGATTCAGCTGCGAAAAGAGCATGAAGTGATCATTTATGGGGATTATGAACTGTTGTATCCGGAAGACACCAACCTTTTTGCTTACACACGAACACTTGGTGATACCAAATTGCTAGTCCTGTGCAACTTCTATGGCAAAGTTGTTCCATTCCAGCTTCCAAGCGAATTTGCAGGGGATAAAAGATTATTAATTAGTAACTATTCGGACGTTGTTTCAGAAAACGCACTTCGTCCTTATGAAGCAAGGATGTATCTTCTTGTGTAA
- a CDS encoding LysR substrate-binding domain-containing protein → MITDALKVFATVAEQSHFSKAAELLNLSQPGVSLHIKNLENELGAKLLHRSPKQVSLTEAGAILYRHAKVIQARYDEARQEIQMLRNEVTGSIQIGASFTIGEYILPKKLAEFASQYPQVNIQVTIGNTQEILSAVRGNQLDIGFVEGEAQASIDLDVIPYMKDEMIVVAPSGHPLTGSVVVEQNMLQDQVWVLRELGSGTRAFSDHFMELTAIRPKRSYVFTSSQGVKEAVAAGLGIAMVSKWIVHKELATGEVEELRIRQLHLERSFSIIRHKEHSHSMALDVFLQKLLFVKKEG, encoded by the coding sequence ATGATAACTGATGCGTTAAAAGTCTTCGCTACCGTTGCGGAACAAAGCCATTTCTCCAAGGCCGCAGAACTGCTGAATCTGTCCCAACCTGGGGTAAGCCTTCATATCAAAAATCTGGAGAATGAGCTGGGAGCCAAGCTGCTGCATCGTTCTCCAAAACAAGTGTCCCTGACTGAAGCGGGGGCAATCCTCTACAGACATGCCAAAGTCATTCAGGCCCGCTACGATGAAGCTCGGCAGGAAATTCAGATGCTGCGGAATGAGGTGACCGGAAGCATTCAGATCGGAGCCAGCTTCACCATCGGTGAATACATTTTGCCTAAGAAATTGGCAGAATTCGCATCACAGTATCCGCAGGTCAACATTCAGGTTACGATTGGCAATACCCAAGAGATTCTGTCTGCGGTTAGGGGAAATCAACTGGATATCGGATTTGTGGAGGGTGAAGCTCAAGCCTCGATTGACCTTGACGTTATCCCTTACATGAAAGATGAGATGATCGTTGTAGCTCCTTCCGGTCATCCCCTCACCGGTTCCGTCGTGGTAGAGCAGAATATGCTTCAGGATCAGGTCTGGGTTCTTCGTGAGTTGGGTTCGGGAACACGCGCGTTTAGCGATCATTTTATGGAACTGACTGCAATCCGTCCCAAGCGGTCCTATGTTTTCACCAGCAGTCAGGGTGTGAAGGAAGCTGTTGCTGCGGGACTCGGAATTGCTATGGTATCCAAGTGGATTGTTCATAAGGAGCTGGCAACCGGGGAAGTCGAAGAACTGCGAATTAGACAGCTACATCTGGAACGCAGCTTCTCCATCATTCGTCACAAGGAACATTCACATTCCATGGCGCTTGATGTTTTCTTGCAAAAGCTTCTTTTTGTCAAAAAAGAGGGTTGA
- a CDS encoding carbohydrate ABC transporter permease, producing MSYSASLKDRMGRFVIYAIVILLALICLLPLWNIVAISFSSSEAVSANAVGLLPVKFTTAAYSKIIEDAQFWRSFGISVLRVALSLILNMILIVLMAYPLSKSKREFKGRNIYMNVMIFAMLFSGGMIPSYLLIKNLDMLNTIWSLVLPGAVPIFSVILVMNFFAAVPKALEEAAFIDGANALQVLFKVYVPVSIPALATVSLFSIVGTWNDFFSGLIYMTKVSNYPLMTYIQSLNVNIAELLQSGTNSAQLSNLTEISNKNLNAAKIVVAVIPLLLIYPLLQKYFVTGIVVGSVKE from the coding sequence GTGTCTTATTCCGCAAGCCTGAAAGACCGAATGGGCCGGTTTGTCATCTACGCCATCGTTATATTGCTGGCTTTGATCTGCCTCCTTCCATTATGGAATATCGTTGCGATTTCATTCAGCAGCAGTGAGGCCGTCTCGGCCAATGCCGTAGGTCTGTTACCCGTCAAGTTTACAACAGCCGCTTATTCGAAAATTATTGAGGATGCGCAGTTCTGGCGATCCTTTGGCATTTCCGTTCTACGTGTGGCTCTATCCCTTATACTCAACATGATTCTTATTGTTTTGATGGCTTACCCGCTCTCCAAATCGAAAAGGGAGTTTAAGGGCAGAAATATATATATGAATGTCATGATTTTTGCCATGCTGTTCAGTGGGGGCATGATCCCTAGTTATCTGTTGATCAAAAACCTGGATATGCTCAATACAATTTGGTCGCTTGTACTGCCAGGTGCTGTCCCGATATTCAGTGTCATCCTTGTTATGAACTTCTTCGCCGCAGTACCTAAAGCGCTTGAAGAAGCGGCTTTTATCGATGGAGCGAACGCATTGCAGGTTCTGTTCAAAGTGTATGTGCCCGTCTCTATTCCGGCGCTGGCGACTGTATCCCTATTCAGTATCGTGGGCACATGGAATGATTTCTTTAGTGGATTGATCTATATGACCAAAGTCAGCAATTATCCGTTAATGACCTACATACAGTCTCTTAACGTAAATATTGCTGAACTTCTGCAATCCGGCACAAACTCTGCTCAGCTCAGCAATCTGACTGAGATTTCGAACAAAAATCTAAATGCAGCCAAAATCGTAGTGGCTGTCATTCCGCTGCTGCTGATTTATCCGCTGCTGCAAAAATACTTTGTAACCGGAATTGTTGTGGGGTCGGTAAAAGAATAA
- a CDS encoding extracellular solute-binding protein, producing MIKKMAACVVVVSLIAGIVFFSISYFRESPIGPTTSIPDTASTDPFGKYEHPVSIRLGYVVDPTGTDLSEGETLEKNMWKTAIKQNLNIDVEVMWQVSKENFGQKIDLAIASNDLPDAMIVNQVQLNEMVKAGEIEDLTKAYASSASPEMKKIIDSTNGLAREQVTFEGKMMAVPSVTAEDFSMLWIRQDWLDRLGLKPPKTVDELEAFAKAFVEQDPDGNGKRDTIGLASSTSLFNDFNNSAFAFDLTPIFSAYGAFPGYWLEKDGKPAYGSILPETKNALVRLRNMYAKGLLDPDLGIRKEPEETVISGQAGMFFQGFFAGYWPLPSAWLNDPKANWQAYALPLDANGAFRVKVDNPSSSFLVVRKGYAHPEAIIKINNLYLRDEFKYGTSFMLSRNFFAPADEARFESKAVQEILTGTKSPADFKDKSEYKLLENTVSTIKQTKLKPYDQLGISYWDQHSENFMRGYSLLVGGRNFFDPNIHKVRSLTYKRTPAMESSWVKLSKLEHDTFLKIILGAAPIDSFDQFVQEWKEQGGDQVTAEVTASQNQR from the coding sequence ATGATCAAGAAGATGGCTGCGTGTGTTGTTGTCGTCAGCTTGATTGCAGGTATCGTATTTTTCAGTATTTCTTACTTTCGGGAATCGCCTATTGGACCAACAACATCTATACCTGACACAGCCTCCACCGATCCATTTGGCAAATATGAACATCCCGTTTCCATCCGGTTGGGATATGTGGTCGACCCAACTGGTACGGATCTCTCTGAAGGAGAGACATTAGAAAAGAACATGTGGAAAACGGCGATTAAACAAAACCTTAACATTGATGTTGAAGTCATGTGGCAGGTATCCAAAGAGAATTTCGGTCAGAAAATTGATTTGGCTATCGCCAGCAATGATTTGCCAGATGCGATGATCGTTAATCAGGTTCAGTTGAATGAGATGGTCAAAGCGGGAGAAATTGAAGATCTAACCAAGGCATACGCAAGCAGCGCTTCACCCGAGATGAAGAAAATTATCGACAGCACTAATGGATTGGCACGGGAACAAGTGACCTTTGAAGGGAAAATGATGGCTGTTCCGTCTGTGACGGCGGAAGACTTCAGCATGCTCTGGATCAGGCAGGACTGGTTGGATCGTCTTGGGTTGAAACCACCGAAAACGGTGGACGAATTGGAAGCGTTCGCGAAGGCCTTTGTGGAGCAGGACCCGGATGGGAACGGAAAACGGGATACGATCGGGCTTGCCTCAAGCACAAGTCTGTTTAACGATTTCAACAACAGTGCTTTTGCTTTTGATCTAACACCGATCTTCTCGGCTTATGGAGCTTTCCCCGGATATTGGCTCGAAAAAGATGGAAAACCTGCATACGGTTCGATTCTACCAGAGACAAAGAACGCTTTGGTAAGGCTTCGTAATATGTATGCCAAAGGTCTCCTTGATCCAGATCTGGGCATTCGCAAAGAGCCAGAGGAAACTGTTATTAGCGGACAGGCGGGGATGTTCTTTCAAGGTTTCTTTGCAGGCTACTGGCCGCTCCCAAGCGCTTGGCTGAATGATCCCAAGGCGAACTGGCAGGCTTACGCGCTCCCACTGGATGCAAATGGAGCATTTCGTGTGAAGGTGGATAATCCCTCAAGTTCTTTCCTTGTGGTTCGCAAAGGGTATGCTCATCCGGAAGCGATCATTAAAATAAACAATCTGTACCTCCGGGATGAGTTCAAGTATGGTACGAGTTTTATGCTGAGCCGCAATTTCTTTGCTCCAGCAGATGAAGCACGATTTGAATCCAAAGCCGTGCAGGAGATTCTGACCGGAACCAAATCCCCAGCTGATTTCAAGGACAAGTCCGAATATAAGCTGTTGGAAAATACGGTTTCGACGATAAAACAAACCAAGCTAAAGCCTTATGATCAACTTGGCATTTCGTATTGGGATCAGCACAGTGAGAACTTTATGCGTGGTTATTCATTACTCGTGGGTGGAAGAAACTTCTTTGATCCGAATATTCATAAAGTTCGAAGCCTTACCTACAAACGCACGCCAGCCATGGAGAGCTCGTGGGTTAAACTATCCAAATTGGAACATGATACGTTTTTGAAAATTATTTTAGGCGCTGCACCGATCGATTCATTCGATCAATTTGTACAGGAGTGGAAGGAACAGGGCGGCGATCAAGTAACTGCTGAAGTGACTGCATCCCAGAATCAACGCTGA
- a CDS encoding extracellular solute-binding protein, translating into MRNNWSIKSKLLTKRLAVLSMSALMVSVLAACGGSSNPPTAEDAGQYEVTPGDPFSAYKDEVTVTMGRVTTANPKLPAGDTYENNAYTRLVKESFNAQIKDQFEANGEDYSRQVSLAIASGELPDMMRVDSKDELKELVDNDLIEDLTEVYKQYATDNIKQVYDSYDGRALDNATIDGRLMGLPATSLDSAPTMVWVRQDWLDVLGIKLDADGDGAIKLEDVEKTAEEFLKKDPGQTGKPVGIPFVNTLNTTDYNGSAYTMLGVASTEGAYPQYWMKGEDGSIVYGSTTEETKQMLGVMADWFKRGIIDPQFGTRTFDDINALYTNGQSGIAFGPWHIPDWGLSSVKQMDKHAKFTAYTLEDADGKVNVAHANPSGQFIVVRKGYEHPELAIKIINLFYDKLANDKDVATTMPEAAKYLESGVDGSTRPFNIEVNSATSLLDDYSDVVRGIKGEIGLDQVRTTESKNNIGSIQTYLKDQDTDDVTAWSKYHSRMNGVGLIDKLTQEGKFNWMTPAFSGTTPSMKQTWANLTKMEQESFIKIITGAEPLDYFETFVTNWKKQGGDQVIQEIEAETTSQK; encoded by the coding sequence ATGAGAAATAATTGGTCAATAAAAAGCAAACTGTTGACGAAACGACTGGCTGTGCTGTCCATGTCCGCATTGATGGTTTCCGTCCTTGCAGCCTGTGGGGGATCCTCCAATCCACCGACTGCTGAGGATGCAGGCCAATATGAGGTAACACCTGGAGATCCGTTCAGTGCCTATAAAGACGAAGTGACGGTAACGATGGGGCGTGTTACGACGGCGAACCCGAAATTACCGGCTGGAGATACATATGAGAACAATGCGTATACCCGTCTGGTTAAAGAATCGTTTAACGCACAAATTAAGGACCAATTTGAGGCTAACGGTGAAGATTACAGTCGTCAAGTTTCTCTTGCAATCGCTTCCGGGGAACTGCCCGATATGATGCGTGTCGATTCCAAGGATGAACTTAAAGAACTTGTTGATAATGATCTGATTGAAGATCTGACGGAAGTATACAAACAATATGCCACCGATAACATCAAACAGGTTTACGACTCCTACGATGGCCGTGCACTGGACAATGCCACGATTGATGGCCGACTGATGGGCCTTCCAGCAACCTCTCTGGACTCCGCACCAACTATGGTTTGGGTTCGTCAAGATTGGCTGGATGTGCTGGGAATCAAACTAGATGCTGACGGAGACGGTGCCATCAAGCTCGAAGATGTAGAGAAAACAGCAGAAGAGTTCCTGAAAAAAGATCCTGGGCAAACCGGGAAACCGGTGGGCATTCCTTTTGTGAACACCCTGAATACGACGGACTATAATGGTTCTGCCTACACCATGCTGGGTGTTGCTTCAACCGAAGGGGCGTATCCTCAATACTGGATGAAGGGTGAAGACGGCAGCATCGTTTATGGTTCAACTACAGAGGAAACCAAGCAGATGCTGGGTGTTATGGCCGACTGGTTCAAGAGAGGTATCATTGACCCGCAATTTGGAACCCGTACATTTGACGATATCAATGCACTATACACAAACGGTCAGAGCGGAATTGCTTTTGGACCGTGGCACATTCCAGACTGGGGATTGAGCAGTGTTAAACAGATGGATAAACATGCGAAATTCACGGCTTACACGCTGGAAGATGCAGACGGCAAGGTAAACGTGGCACACGCCAATCCATCCGGTCAGTTTATCGTAGTGAGAAAAGGATATGAACACCCGGAACTCGCGATTAAAATTATAAATCTGTTCTACGATAAACTGGCAAATGACAAAGATGTCGCAACTACCATGCCAGAGGCAGCCAAGTATTTGGAAAGCGGCGTAGACGGTTCAACCAGACCTTTTAATATCGAAGTCAACTCGGCAACCTCACTGCTGGATGATTACTCCGACGTCGTTCGTGGAATTAAAGGCGAGATCGGTTTGGATCAAGTTCGTACAACAGAATCGAAGAACAATATTGGCAGTATCCAAACGTACTTGAAAGACCAGGATACGGATGATGTAACAGCTTGGTCGAAATATCACTCACGTATGAACGGAGTGGGGCTAATTGATAAGTTGACCCAAGAAGGCAAATTTAACTGGATGACGCCAGCGTTCTCTGGAACTACACCAAGCATGAAACAGACGTGGGCTAACCTGACCAAGATGGAACAGGAATCTTTCATCAAAATCATAACGGGTGCAGAACCGCTGGATTACTTCGAAACATTCGTCACCAATTGGAAGAAACAAGGCGGCGATCAAGTGATCCAGGAGATCGAAGCCGAGACCACATCCCAAAAATAA
- a CDS encoding YeiH family protein: MILQTQLRFVKNIKGVRNRGFLQGIGLTLLLSFIAKLLGYLPLLNIMGQLVIAILLGILYRAVRGVPLTAQSGISFSAKRLLRFGIILLGLKLNLLDIVHAGYKVVALAAINVVVTIFVVYGLSKWLKIDKRIGLLTACGTAICGAAAVVAIAPQIKAKDEETAVGAATVAILGTIFTLAYTLLYPVLGLSAKGYGLFTGATLHEVAHVIAGAAPGGQAAIDMAVIVKLTRVAMLVPIALIIGLWSARQARGGEQKSSKGIRWRELPVPWFIFGFLAMSGLNTLGIIPQEMISGLLVLSYMLLAMAMAGLGLGVDIATFRRLGKKPFLAGLLGSIVLSILGFMLVCGFGLN; encoded by the coding sequence ATGATTTTACAGACCCAATTGAGATTCGTTAAAAACATAAAAGGTGTTAGGAACAGGGGATTTCTGCAGGGGATCGGACTGACTTTATTACTCTCGTTTATCGCCAAGCTGCTGGGTTATCTACCGCTTTTAAATATTATGGGTCAATTGGTTATTGCAATTCTGCTAGGTATCCTGTACCGGGCAGTGCGTGGCGTTCCGCTGACCGCTCAATCAGGGATCTCCTTTTCGGCAAAACGATTGCTGCGGTTTGGCATCATCCTGCTTGGTTTGAAGTTGAACCTTCTGGATATTGTCCATGCAGGCTACAAAGTCGTTGCGCTAGCGGCAATTAATGTTGTTGTTACGATTTTTGTTGTCTACGGACTGAGCAAATGGTTAAAGATCGACAAACGAATAGGGCTGCTGACTGCTTGTGGAACAGCCATCTGCGGTGCAGCGGCAGTGGTCGCGATTGCGCCACAGATCAAGGCCAAAGATGAAGAAACGGCAGTAGGTGCGGCCACGGTAGCTATATTGGGAACAATCTTCACCCTTGCATACACATTGTTATACCCGGTATTGGGTTTAAGTGCGAAAGGATATGGCTTATTCACAGGAGCTACACTGCATGAAGTGGCACACGTCATCGCTGGGGCTGCACCAGGAGGGCAAGCGGCAATAGATATGGCAGTTATCGTCAAGCTAACCCGGGTCGCTATGCTGGTCCCGATTGCACTGATCATCGGTTTGTGGAGTGCACGACAGGCGCGTGGTGGAGAGCAAAAATCATCTAAAGGTATCCGCTGGCGAGAATTGCCAGTGCCTTGGTTCATTTTCGGGTTTCTGGCTATGAGTGGATTAAACACGCTGGGCATTATTCCACAAGAGATGATCTCGGGACTTCTGGTTCTGTCCTATATGCTGCTGGCGATGGCGATGGCTGGATTGGGGTTGGGTGTGGATATTGCAACCTTCCGTCGTCTAGGCAAGAAACCTTTTTTGGCAGGATTACTGGGCTCTATTGTGTTGTCCATTCTCGGCTTCATGCTCGTTTGTGGCTTTGGCCTGAACTAA
- a CDS encoding response regulator transcription factor, translating to MIKVLIVDDDKLVRKGISSAMPWNEFGMEVVGEASNGAKALDFLESNSVDLMLTDLAMPVMSGIELMRAARQLYPELHIVVLTLHQDFDYIQEALRLGAIDYIAKVQLEKEQFEHVLNRIHTRIGELANTRRKLPQLGETNIHYRKVYALVSLDRKSGQNWPIGLESNVDEVLFEVERNSWMWAASLDGEDQLFDRLKGYLDQIPQGALLVLSDVQERTWSQIQNWIINYTETSLFYAYEPQDPVIAVSLNEQDTSPTEPQDEDMDRIKRSWFLSPWTHNDNFYNQLVEEFKSLRLQKGQLMGLLYSLVMEWNHLFAQTTLGRISMIHSFQSWYEVEQWIKQTSESIRKADEQTSYSQEMIDGVKKAVMIMQNDLDQAFTASGLSQQLNISRSYFSQCFKDIMGKTFNDYSRYIRMEKSKEYLLNTNNTIFWIAERVGYTDEKYFSRIFRELTGVLPSEYRQLGRADK from the coding sequence ATGATTAAGGTATTGATTGTGGATGACGATAAATTGGTACGAAAAGGAATAAGCTCCGCGATGCCGTGGAACGAGTTCGGCATGGAGGTAGTTGGAGAAGCAAGTAACGGGGCTAAGGCATTGGATTTTCTGGAATCCAACTCGGTAGATCTGATGTTAACGGATCTGGCGATGCCGGTGATGTCTGGCATTGAACTGATGCGCGCTGCAAGGCAGCTCTACCCGGAACTTCATATTGTCGTGCTTACTCTTCATCAGGATTTTGATTATATCCAGGAAGCACTTAGGCTGGGAGCGATCGATTATATAGCCAAAGTTCAGCTCGAGAAGGAGCAGTTCGAACATGTGTTGAATCGAATACATACCCGGATTGGTGAGCTCGCGAATACAAGACGAAAGCTGCCGCAGCTTGGTGAAACTAATATCCATTACCGTAAAGTGTATGCTCTGGTTTCACTGGACCGAAAGTCCGGCCAGAATTGGCCCATTGGACTCGAATCCAATGTAGACGAGGTCCTATTTGAAGTGGAACGGAACAGCTGGATGTGGGCGGCATCCCTGGATGGAGAGGATCAGCTATTCGATAGATTGAAGGGATACTTGGATCAAATTCCCCAAGGAGCCCTACTTGTGTTGTCTGATGTTCAAGAACGGACATGGTCGCAAATTCAAAACTGGATTATAAACTATACAGAAACGTCCTTATTTTATGCGTATGAACCCCAAGATCCGGTTATTGCCGTTTCCTTGAATGAACAAGACACTTCTCCAACAGAACCTCAGGATGAGGACATGGATCGAATTAAGCGAAGTTGGTTTCTATCTCCGTGGACGCATAACGACAATTTTTATAACCAGCTTGTTGAAGAGTTTAAATCCCTAAGGCTGCAAAAAGGGCAATTGATGGGATTACTGTATTCCCTTGTCATGGAGTGGAACCATCTTTTTGCCCAGACTACGCTGGGCAGAATCTCAATGATCCATTCTTTTCAATCCTGGTACGAAGTGGAACAATGGATCAAGCAGACCTCTGAGAGTATTCGAAAGGCGGATGAACAGACTTCGTATTCTCAGGAAATGATAGATGGTGTGAAAAAAGCCGTGATGATTATGCAAAATGATTTGGATCAGGCTTTTACAGCTTCAGGGCTGTCCCAGCAACTCAACATTAGTCGAAGTTATTTCAGCCAATGCTTCAAGGACATCATGGGAAAAACCTTTAATGATTACTCCCGATATATCCGAATGGAGAAGTCGAAAGAGTATTTATTGAACACAAACAACACGATTTTCTGGATTGCAGAGCGGGTGGGTTATACGGATGAGAAATATTTCAGCCGAATCTTTCGCGAACTGACAGGCGTGCTGCCTAGTGAATATCGACAATTAGGCAGAGCGGACAAATAG
- a CDS encoding ABC transporter permease, which translates to MKQEKYKARNRLGTGAMYHMMMLPGILFLLVFSYIPMVGVITAFQDYVPAKGMFGSEFVGLKHFIYMFKLPDIGQVISNTLVIAIAKILLGTLMAIIFSILLNEIRFKFVKKSVQTIVYLPHFLSWVVLASVVVNMFSLDGSVNQILAFFGLENINFLGSNTWFQPLIIGTDVWKEFGYSSIVYLAAITSIDPGLYEASGIDGASWWRKVWHITLPGMLPIILLMGVMSLTNILSAGFDQIYNLYNPVVYESGDILDTYVYRIGLVGRQYSFGTAVGLFKSVIGIVLLLSANELAKKYTDRKIF; encoded by the coding sequence ATGAAGCAGGAAAAATATAAAGCAAGAAACCGCTTGGGCACGGGTGCCATGTATCATATGATGATGTTGCCAGGCATTTTATTTTTGCTGGTATTCAGCTACATTCCAATGGTTGGTGTCATTACGGCGTTTCAGGATTATGTACCAGCCAAAGGTATGTTTGGCTCCGAGTTTGTTGGACTCAAGCATTTTATTTATATGTTCAAACTGCCGGACATCGGCCAAGTGATCAGCAATACGTTGGTGATTGCCATCGCCAAGATTCTACTCGGGACACTGATGGCCATCATTTTTTCCATTTTATTAAATGAAATCCGTTTTAAATTCGTTAAAAAATCCGTGCAGACCATTGTATATCTGCCTCACTTTTTGTCTTGGGTCGTTCTGGCCTCCGTGGTCGTTAACATGTTCAGCCTGGATGGAAGTGTAAATCAGATTTTAGCCTTTTTCGGCTTGGAAAATATTAATTTTCTCGGAAGCAATACCTGGTTCCAACCGCTAATTATCGGGACGGACGTATGGAAGGAATTCGGTTATAGTTCCATCGTTTATTTGGCTGCAATTACCTCGATTGATCCCGGCCTATATGAAGCGTCAGGCATAGATGGAGCGAGCTGGTGGAGAAAAGTATGGCATATTACATTGCCGGGTATGCTGCCTATTATCCTGCTCATGGGGGTCATGAGTCTGACCAATATTTTGAGCGCAGGCTTCGATCAAATCTACAATCTGTATAACCCGGTTGTCTATGAGTCGGGCGATATTCTGGATACCTATGTATACCGGATTGGTCTCGTTGGTAGACAGTATAGTTTTGGTACGGCTGTTGGGTTGTTCAAGTCAGTGATCGGTATTGTTCTATTATTGTCCGCCAACGAATTGGCCAAAAAATACACCGACAGAAAAATATTCTAA